From the Porphyrobacter sp. CACIAM 03H1 genome, the window GCAGCATGTCGCCCGCCACGTGCTCGCGGATCAGATCGAGCGCGAGCAGCGGGTGGCGCAGGTGGTAGAGCACGCCCATGAAGATCACGAGATCGAAGGTCTCGCCCAGCGAAGCGACGTCGTAGACATCGCCTTTCGCGAACTCGATCTGCGGGAATCCCAGCGTGTCCGCCGCCAGCCGGGCCTGTTCGAGGTAGCGCGGGTCGCTGTCGATGCCGAGCACCCGCGCCGCGCCCCGCCGGGCCATCGCGATCGCGTGGAAACCCGCGTTGCAGCCGATGTCGAGCACCGATTTGCCGGTCAGGTCGGCGGGCAGGGCGTCGGCGAAGCGGCGATACTTGAACGCAGGGTAATCGCCGAGGAAATGGTCGGGCGCGGTCATGATCCCGTCGCCGAGATCGATGTTGTGGAACCACGGCGCCAGCGCCTCGACACGCGCGCGCAGGCTTTCGGCGGAGCGATCGCGCACGGCGGGGCGGGGGGCATCGGCCATCGTCACGCGGTCCGCTCGTTGAGCGACAGCACGCGCTCGCCCCAGGGACCGGCTGCGATCCGCGTGACCGAGGCCGGGTCGATGTCGAAAGCGAGGATGCGGTCGAGCGAAAGGCCGAGCACGCCCGCCACCGCGGCACGGATCACGTCGGCGTGGCTCACCATCGCGACGACCAGCCCTTCGGCCCGGCGGGCGACGGCGCGCAGGTGGGCCAGGACGCGCTCCTGCACCGCAACCATCGCCTCGCCCCCCGGCGCGCGGGCTGCACCCCGCCGGGCGTTCCATTCCCGCCAGCGCGGATCGCCTTCGAGCGCGGCGAATTCCCGCCCGGTCCATTCGCCGAAATCGACCTCGTCGAGCGCCTCTGCCACGGTCACGGGTGCCCGGCGCACCATCGTCAGCGCCTGCGCGGTCTCGCGCGCCCGGCGCACGGGGCTGGTCTGCACTTCGTCCACTCCTTCGCCGCCCAGCCGCCGCGCCAGCCGCAACGCCTGGGCGCTGCCCGCCTCCGACAGCGGCACGTCGCCGGCACGGCCGCACAGCACATGCTCAAGCTGCGAATGCGCTGCATGGCGGACGAGTATGATCGTGGCTGTCATGATGCTCCCGAGGATCGTGCGAAGGAAAGTAGAAGCCGACTCGCAGCGCCCCCTCAAGGAGGCAGGTTGCCAAACTGGATTATGGCCGGAGAGGTCGAATTCGCTTCATCGCCAATATTATGGCGTTCGGCCCGTTAAGCGGACCGATCAACATGAGTTAGCCTCACCATTTAGAAGGCAGCCGCCCTCCTTCGATTAGGTACTTACCAGAAGAAGAACCTTGTCTGGCGGGAGAGCTGTTTTGTCGGAAAGAATTCTGGTCACCGGCGGGGCCGGCTTCATCGGCCGTCACCTGTGCCGTGAACTGCTGGCACGCGGTCACGAAGTGCGGGTGCTCGATGCGCTGATCGAGCAGGTGCACCCCGGCGGCGAACGTCCCGCGGACCTTCCCGACGATGTCGAACTCCTGCGCGCCGACATCCGCGACGGCGATGCCGTGGCGCGCGCGCTGGCGGGGGTGGACCGTGTCGTCCATCTCGCCGCTGAAGTCGGGGTCGGCCAGTCGATGTACGAGGTCGAACGCTACACCGCGGCCAACGACCTCGGCACTGCTGTGCTGATGGAACGGCTGATCGACAATCCGGTCAAGCGCATCGTCACCGCCTCCTCGATGAGCATCTATGGCGAGGGTCTCTACCGCGATGCCGACGGCGCACTGGTCGAGGATGCCGCGCGCGGGGTGCTGCGCGACGGGCAGCGCGCCTGGGACCCGCTCGATGATCGCGGACGTCCGCTGACCCCGGTGGCGACGCCCGAATGGAAATCAGCCGACCTCGCCTCGGTCTATGCGCTGGGCAAGTTTGTGCAGGAGCGCATGACCCACATCATGGCCGCGCCCTACGGGATCGAGAGCACCTGCCTCAGGCTGTTCAACGTCTACGGGCCGGGGCAGGCGCTTTCCAACCCCTATACCGGCGTCCTGGCGATCTTCGCCGCGCGCCTGCTCAACGGCCAGCCGCCGATGATCTTCGAGGACGGCGAGCAGCGGCGCGATTTCGTCCATGTCGCCGATGTCGCCCGGGCCTTCGCCGATGCGCTCGATCACCCTGCGGCGGCGGGCGGCACCTTCAACATCGGCTCGGGCGAGGACCGCTCGGTCAGGCAGGTCGCGCGCGCGCTCGCCGAGGCGATGGGGCGCAATGATCTGGACGCCGAAATCGTCGGCAAGGCGCGCACCGGCGACATTCGCCACTGCTATTGCGACACCACGCTGGCGCGCGAGACGATCGGCTTTTCGGCGCGGCAGGATTTCGGCGAGGGCCTCGCTGACCTTGCCGATTGGCTCGCCGGGCAGACCGCCGAGGACCGCGCCGAGCGGGCGCGCGGCGAGCTCGAAGCGCGCGGGCTCGTGGCATGAGACTGGAGGAGGGCCGGACCATCCTCGTCACCGGGGGTGCGGGCTTCATCGGCTCCAATCTCGCGATGCGTCTGCTCGAGCGCGGTTGCCGGGTGCGGATCCTCGACTCGCTCGAGCGGCCCGGAACCGGGCGCAATCTGGAGTGGCTGACCGCGCGCCACGGCGACCGGGTCGAGCCGGTGGTGGCCGACCTGCGCGACCCCGCCGCCATCGCACGCGCCGTGCGCGGGGTGGACGGGGCCTTCCACTTCGCCGCTCAGGTGGCGGTGACGACCAGCCTGGCCGACCCGGCGGCGGATTTCGCCGTCAATCTCGGCGGCACCTTCGCCCTGCTCGAGACCCTGCGCCGCGAGCGGCCCGGCGCGCCGCTGATCTTCGCCTCGACCAACAAGGTCTATGGCGATCTTGCCGACATTGCCCTGACGCAGGGCCGCGACGGCTATGCGCCTGCTGCGCCCGATCTCGCCGCCCACGGCGTGGGCGAAGCGCGCCCGCTCGATTTTCACACGCCTTACGGCTGCTCCAAGGGCGCGGCGGACCAGTATGTGCTCGATTACGCGCGCAGCTACGGGATGCCGGCGGCGGTGCTGCGGATGAGCTGCATCTACGGCGAGCGCCAGATGGGAACAGAGGATCAGGGCTGGGTCGCCCATTTCCTCCTGCGCGCGCTGGCAGGCGAGACGATCACGCTCTACGGCGACGGGCATCAGGTGCGCGACATATGCGACGTGGCTGATACCTGCGCCGCCTATGTCGCCGCCTTCGAGCGCATCGACAGCATCGCCGGCCGCGCCTTCAACTGGGGTGGCGGGCCGGAGAATGCGGTGAGCCTGCTGACGGTGGTCGGGGAGATCCGGCGCATTCTCGGCACTGCGCCGCCCGTCACCTCCTCCGACTGGCGCGCTGGCGACCAGCGGTGGTTCGTCGCCGACACCCGCGCCATCGATGCCGCGCTGGGGCTGGGCCCGCGCAAGGGTTGGCGCACCGGCCTGACCGACCTTGCCGCATGGCTCTCGGTCAACCGCGCGGCGACCCCGCCCGCCGCCGCGCCGGCCCCTGCGCGCGAGCAGGTGTGGTGAGCCGCATGGGTGCCGGCCATGTCCTGATGACCGCCGATGCGGTGGGCGGCGTGTGGCAATATGCGACCGGACTTGCGGCGGAACTGGCGGGCGAGGGATTTGGCGTCACGCTCGCGGTCATGGGGCCCGATCCCGACGCGAGCCAGCGCCGCTGCCTCGATGGCGTGCCCGGCGTGCGGCTGGTCGAGACCGGCTTGCCGCTCGACTGGATGTGCAACAACCCCGCCGAGGTCGCCGCCGCTGCCCTCGGCCTTGCGCGCCTTGTCCGGGCGTGCGGTGCCGACCTGTTGCACTGCAATTCCCCCGCGCTGCTCGGCGCGGCGCCCTTTCCCGTCCCCGTGCTGGCCGCCGCGCATGGCTGCATCACCACCTGGTGGCAGGCGGCGAGGGGCGGCGCGCCGGTCGATCCCGCGCTCGCCTGGCACGGCGACCTGATGCGGCGCGGGCTGTGCGTGGCCGACGCCGTGGTCGCGCCGAGCGCCAGCTTCGCCGCCACGCTCGAGGCGACCTACGGCCTCGCCCGCCGTCCGCTGGTGGTGCACAATGGCCGCCCCCCAGCCGATGCGCTGCAGCCCGGCGCGCACCGGCTCGATGCCGCTCTGGTGGTGGGACGGATGTGGGACCCGGTCAAGAACGCCGCGCTGATCGATGCGGTAGCGGCGCGGCTCGACCTGCGCTTTCTCGTCGCGGGGCAGCTGAGCGGGCCCCACGGCGAGGAGGCCGCCTTCGTCCATGCCGTGGCGCTCGGCGCGCTGCCCGATGCGGACCTCGCCGCGCTCCTCGCGCTGCGCCCGATCTTCGTATCGGCGGCGACTTTCGAGCCTTTCGGTCTCGCCGTGCTGGAGGCGGCCACGGCGGGCTGCGCGCTGGTGCTGTCCGACATCCCGACCTTCCGCGAGCTGTGGGACGGGGCGGCGGTCTTCGCCGACCCGCGCGATGCGGCAGGCTTTGCCGGTGCCATTGCGCGGCTGCACGCCGATCCCGACGCGCGCCGGACGCTGGGCGAGGCGGCGCAGGCGCGCGCGCTGCGCTTCACCCCGGCGGCGATGGCGCGGGGCGTCACCGCCATTTACCGCCGGCTGCTGGCCGGCCGCGAGGCTGCCGCATGAAGATCGCCTGGTTCACCCACTCGCTCGCTTCCTGCTGGAACCACGGCAACGCCCATTTCCTGCGCGGGGTGCTCGACGAACTGATCGCGCGCGGCCACGATGCGGTCGCCTTCGAGCCGGCCGATGCGTGGAGCCGCACCAACCTGCTCGCCGATCACGGGGCAGCCGGCATCGCGGCTTTCACCCGCGCCTATCCGCGCCTTGCGTCGGTCATCTACCCGTTCGAGGCCGATATCGGCGCGCTGGTCGAGGGTGCGGACCTGGTGATCGTCCACGAATGGAACGATCCCGCGCTGGTCTCGCGCTTCGGCGCTCTGAGGAAACAGGGCGCAAGGTTCCGCTTGCTGTTCCACGACACCCACCACCGCGCCGTTAGCGAGCCCGCGGCGATGCGCGCCTATGACCTCAGCGGCTATGACGGCGTGCTCGCCTTCGGGGAGACGCTGGCCGAGGTCTATCGCGGCTGGGGCTGGGGGGACCGGGTGCACGTGTGGCACGAGGCCGCCGACACCCGCCGCTTCCATCCGCCCGCCGTCGAGGAACCGCGCGAAGGGCTGGTGTGGATCGGCAACTGGGGCGACGGGGAGCGTTCGGCCGAGATCGAGGAATTCCTCCTCGCCCCCGCCGACGCGGCGGACCTGCCGCTCGACATCTACGGCGTGCGCTACCCGCAGACGGCGCTGGCCACGCTGGCGCAATACGGCGCGCGCTATCGCGGATGGGCGGCGAACCCGCGTGCGCCGGAAATCTTCGCGCGCCATCTCGCCACCGTCCACGTGCCGCGCCGTTTCTACGTCGAGGCGCTCCCCGGCATCCCCACCATCCGCGTTTTCGAGGCGCTCGCCTGCGGCATTCCGCTGGTCTGCGCGCCCTGGGACGATGCCGAAAACCTGTTCCGCCCCGGCACCGATTACCTTGTCGCGCGGGACGGGGCGGAGATGACAGCGCACCTCGCCGCGCTCGCCAACGACCCCGCGATGCGTGCGCAACTAGCCACCGACGGCCTCGCGACGATCCGCGCACGCCACACCTGCGCGCACCGGGTGGACGAGCTGCTCGCGCTGGTCGGCCAGACCGAAAGGGAGACCGCATGAACATCGCCTTCTACGGATCGAGCCTGCTGTCCTCGTACTGGAACGGGGCGGCGACCTATTACCGCGGCATCCTGCGCGCGCTGGCGGAGCGGGGGCACCGGATCACCTTCTACGAACCCGACGCCTTCGACCGCCAGCAGCATCGCGACATCGACCCGCCCGAATGGGCCGAGGTGGTGGTCTGGCCCGCGACCCCCGAGGGCCTCGCCGGCGTTCTCGCCGAGGCGGGCGCGGCGGATGTGGTGATCAAGGCCAACGGCGTCGGGGTCTATGACCGCGAACTGCTGGAGGGCGTGCTCGCCCGCGCCGCACCCCATGCGCTCAGGATCTTCTGGGACGTCGATGCCGCCGCCACGCTCGACGAGATGCGCCGCGATCCCGCCCATCCGGTGCGCGCCGCGCTGCCCCGGCTGGACATGGTCTTCACCTATGGCGGCGGCCCGCCGGTGGTCGCGGCCTACGAGGGCTTCGGCGCGAAGGAATGCGTGCCGGTCTACAACGCGCTCGACCTCACCACCCACGTGCCCGTCCCGCCCGATCCGCGCTTCGCCTGCGATCTCGCCTTCCTCGCCAACCGCCTGCCCGACCGCGAGGCGCGGGTGGAGGAGTTCTTCCTCAAACCCGCCGCGCTGCTGCCCGAAAGGCGCTTCCTCATCGGCGGCAACGGCTGGGCCGACAAGCCGATGCCGGGCAACGTGCGGGCCATCGGCCATGTCGGCACCGCCGAGCACAACGCCTTCAACGCCACGCCGCTCGCCGTGCTGAACGTCGCGCGGGATTCGATGGCCGAGGTCGGCTTCTCGCCTGCCACCCGCGTCTTCGAGGCGGCGGGCGCGGCGGCCTGCCTCATCACCGACGCCTGGGTGGGCATCCCGATGTTCCTCGAGCCCGACCGCGAGATCCTCGTCGCCCGCGACGGGCAGGACGTTGCCGACCACCTCGCCGCCCTCACGCCCGAACGCGCCCGCGCGATCGGCGCGGCGGCGCTCGAGCGGGTGCGCCACGAGCACACCTACGAACTGCGCGCCGTGATCGTCGATCGGGTGCTCCACCGCCTCGCCGAAGCGCGGCGCGAGGTGGCGGCATGAGGCTCGTCGTTCTCGGGCTCGCGCTGTCCTCATCGTGGGGCAACGGCCACGCCACCACCTTCCGCGCGCTGCTCGCCGCCTTCGCCGCGCGGGGACACGAGGTGCTGTTCCTCGAACGCGACGTGCCGTGGTATGCAGAGCACCGCGACCTCGCCGATCCCGACTTCTGCGAACTCGCATACTACGACAGCCTCGCCGCACTTGCGGACTGGCGCGAGACGATCGCTGAGGCCGACGCGGTGATGGTCGGCTCCTACGTGCCCGACGGCATCGCGGTCGGCGCCTTCGTGCAGGCCCATGCACGCGGGCTGACGTGCTTCTACGACATCGACACCCCCGTGACCCTCGCCGCGCTCGACCGGGGGGCGTGCGACTACCTCTCGCGCGAGGTGCTGGCGGGATACGATGTCTATTTCTCCTTCACCGGCGGGCCGACGCTGGAGCGGCTGGAGCGCGAATACGGCGCCCGCGCCGCACGGGCGCTCTACTGCTCGGTCGACACCGCGCGCTACCGCCCGCTGGATGTGCCGGTGCGCTGGGACCTCACCTATCTCGGCACCTACAGTCCCGACCGCCAGCCGACGCTCGAACGGCTGCTGATCGAACCGGCCCGGGCGCGGCCCGACCTGCGTTTCGCCGTCGCCGGGCCGCAATATCCCGAGGACATCGACTGGCCCGCCAATGTCGAGCGGATCGCGCACCTGCCGCCCGCCGACCACCCCGCCTTCTATTCTGCCTCGCGCTTCGCGCTCAACGTCACCCGCGCCGACATGATCGCCGCCGGCTGGTCGCCCTCGGTCCGCCTGTTCGAGGCGGGGGCCTGCGGGACGCCGATCATCTCCGACCGCTGGGACGGGATCGACAGCCTGCTCGCCCCGGGGCGGGAGATCATCCTGGCCGAAGACAGCGCCGACGTGCTCGCCGCGCTGGACCGCGATGCCCGCGCCATCGGCACGGCCGCCCGCGCCGCGGTGCTCGCGCAGCACAGCGCCGAGGCCCGCGCCGCCGGGTTCGAGGCCGATCTCGCCCGCGCCATCGCCGGGCGCCAGAATGACAAGGCAGACCCTGCCGACAGGAGAGAAGTGGCATGACACGACAAGAGGATGGCTGGACCCTGGTGGCCGGCGGCGCGGGCTTCATCGGCTCGCACCTGTGCCGCACGCTGCTGGAGGCCGGCGAGCGCGTGCTGTGCCTCGACAATCTCCAGACCGCGCGCCTTTCCAATCTCGATGCCCTGTCGGAATACCCGGGGTTCCGCTTCGTGCGCGGCGACATCTCGCAGGCCCTGCCGGTCGCGATCACCCGCGAGACCGGCGCAATCGCGCGCATCTACAATCTCGCCTGCGCCGCCTCCCCGGTGCTCTACCAGGCCGATCCCGAGCACACGATGCTCACCAACGTGGTCGGCACCGACCGGCTGCTGCGCCTTGCCGAGCAGGCGGGGGCGCGCTTCCTGCAGGCCTCGACCAGCGAGGTCTATGGTGATCCCGACGTCCACCCCCAGCCCGAGGCCTATCGCGGCAATGTCAGCTGCACCGGCCCGCGCGCCTGCTACGACGAGGGCAAGCGCGCCGCCGAGACGCTCGCCTTCGATTTCGCCCGGGGGCGGCGGGCGGATGTGCGGGTGGCGCGGATCTTCAACACCTATGGCCCCCATATGCGCATGGACGACGGGCGGGTGGTGTCGAATTTCATCTGCCAGATCCTCGCGGGCGAGCCGCTGACGATCTACGGCGCGGGCAGCCAGACCCGCAGCTTCTGCTATGTCGAGGACACGGTCGACGCGCTGATCCGGCTGATGCGCGCCGAGATGCGCGAGCTGGTGCCGGTCAACATCGGCAACCCGCACGAGATCACCATCGCCGAACTGGTCGAGACGCTGGGCGCGATCGCCGCCCGGTCGGTGCGCGTCACCCACCGCGACCTGCCGGTCGACGATCCCGAACGCCGCCGCCCCGACATCGCGCGGGCGCGTGCGTTGCTGGGCTGGGAGCCGGCGACGCCGCTTTCGGCGGGGCTGCGCCAGACCTTCGCGTGGTTCGCCGCCGAGCGCCGCGCGCTCGCGGGCGTGCCGCCGGTGGTCCGCGTCACCGCTGCAGGGTGATGGCGCCTGCCGCTGCCGATCTCAGAAGCGGTAGGCGAGCCCGAACTGGAACTGGCGCGGCGGGGCGGCATTGCGCTGCACGAAATCCGCGCCCCCGCCGAACTGGATCTGGTTCGAGGTGGTCGCGGCGTTTGCAAAGCCGCTCTCGTTGTTGGCATTGAACAGGTTGAACACGTCCGCGCTTGCCTCGAGCCTGCCGCCCGCGACCGGCAGGGCATAGCGGACCCCGAGGTCCACCGTCGCCGACCACGGCAGGCGGGCGGAATTGCGCCGTTCGCCCGGGTAGCGGTCGGAATTGCCGAGGTAGTTCTCGCCGAAGCTCGCGCCGTCGCCGTTGAGGTCCTGCGTCCCGAAAATCCGCGCGTCGGGCACCAGATTGACCGGCTGGCCCGACTGGAACAACCCAACCGCAGTCAGGGTCAGCCCGTCCGTCGGATAGAGATAGCCCACCGCCGAGATGACGTGCCGCCGGTCGTTCGCCGAGGGGCCCCATTCGGCGGCGAAGTCGTTGCTGTTTGCGGCGCGAAAGTTGATGTCGTCGGTGTCGTTCCTGAGGCGCGAGAGGGTGTAGCTGACACGGAAGGCGTAATCGTCCTGCCTCCGCAGCTTGATGGCCTGAAGGATCAGCGCGAGGTATTCGGCCTCGCCGTCGGTCTCGGAGACGGTGATCTGCCGCGCCCCGCCTGCCACCAGCGGGATCGGGCGCGAGGCGTCCGCCGCTCCTTGAGAGCGCACCAGCCCGAGGCTCTGCGCCAGGGCGAACCTTGCGGCATTGTCGGGCAGGGCGCGCAGCGCCGCGATGTTCGCCTCGGTGAGGTTCGCAAGGTTGGGCGTGAAGGGCGCGGGCGCGTTGAGATCGCGCAGGCGGACGAGGTTGTGCGAGCGGCTGTAGAGCGCGTCGAGCGACAAGGTGAGCGTGCTCGATGCGGCGAACTGGTAGCCGCCGCTCACCTGCACGCTCCACGGGTTGTCGTAGCCGGTGGGGCTGAGGATGCGTCCCTCGCCGAGCGTCGCGGTGTTCCTCAGCGCCTGCACCTCGGCCGGCGTCGGGCAGGCGCTGACGGTGGCGCAGGGCGGCGCGACGGTCAGGTTGCCGTCGAAGGTGATCTCGGCAAGGTCGACGCCGGCCGGGATCGCGCCCCGCGCCTGCAACTGCGCAAGCTGGCTCAGGAAGCCCGGCGAGGTGGTGTTGCGCTGGAGCGCGTCGGAGATCACGGCGTAGGACAGCTTGCCGGTGAAGATGCCCGCCCCGAAGCGCACCGATGAGCGCGCATCGGGCTGCCAGTTGAGCGCGAGGCGCGGCGCGATGTTGTCGGTATCGCCGCTGCCTGCACCGCGCTCGGTCAGGGTGTCGTAGTCCCAGCGCAGACCCAGCGTGGCGGTGAGGGTGGGGGAGAGTTCCCAGGCATCCTCGAGATAAAGCGCGACCAGCGTCTGCGAGGTGCCGAAGCTCTGCGGGCGCAGCTCGACCGCGTAGTTCGCCACCGCCGGATTGAGCGCCAGCACGTCCTGCGCGGAGAGCGCGAGGCCGCGGCCCGCAAGGCCGGCGAGCTGTGCGCTCGTCAGGTCGACGGTGAAGTTGCCATCGGGATTGCCCCCGCCGAGCAAGGCGAAGTCCGAGGCGATCACGTCCACCCCCGCGCTCAGCCGGTGCGCGCCCATGTCGCGGGCGAGGCGGTGGGTGGTCTGCCAGGTCTCCTCGAGGCTGTCGAAGACATAGCCCGGATGGCCGACCACCGCCGCGACGAGGCCCGACGGCCCGCGCAGCGTCACCTGCGGACCGGGCGCGCCCGTCGCCTCGCCATAGTCCCAGCGGAAGCGACTGTACTGGAGGGCACCGTCATAAGACCATTCGCTCCCCGCATGGCTGGCGGTCGCGGCCACCAGCGTGGAGAAGCGGTCCTGTCGTGATCCGGCCGAGGGGAAGGTCGCATTGCCGCCGCCCAGCGCGCCACCGGGCCGGTGGATGGTGACGCGGCCGAGATTGCCCCTGAGCCCGAGTGTCCAGTCCTCGGTCAGCCGGTGGTCGAGCCGCAGCGATCCCAGGTGGAAGCGGTTCTCCCCCGTGACCGTGTCCACGATCCCGAGCTGCGGCGCATCGACGATCTGCGTGTTGCGATCGGCGGTGAACTCGTAATTGGCGTAAAAGAAGGTCCGGTCGCGCTTCAGCGCCCCGCCTGCGGCGAAGCCCGCCTGGTAGCGTTCGAAGCTCTCGCCGACGGGGTTGCCCGACAGGTCGCGGCGCGGGAAGGGAGAGGGGGAATCGAGCGGCCTGCCGGGCCTTACCAGCGTATAGGCCTCACCCGTAAAGTCGTTGCTGCCCGAGGGGGTGGTAAAATTGACTATACCATTGGCGGTCCGTCCGTAGGCGGCCGAGTAGCTGTTCGCCAGCACCGTCACCTCGCGGGTGAAGCCCAGCGGCACGGGAAACTTGATCCCGCCGAGGAAGTTCTCGTTGTTGTCGAGCCCGTCGATCAGGTAG encodes:
- a CDS encoding TonB-dependent receptor, with the protein product MKAGQFRAGLGGTALAAASVIGAPAAMAQQAGIEVTVVDAAGAPVAGAEVVIANAAIGFTRTLATDARGAVRLDGVTTAGEYRVSVAEAAGYEPLAAQAIDLRANFTRSVILQLKPVGDAGIVVTAARAITGLNTANAEISASLGREQLVALPIEGRDVLGALIRLPNVVPSTGFFPEAPSISINGSNGLDTNYLIDGLDNNENFLGGIKFPVPLGFTREVTVLANSYSAAYGRTANGIVNFTTPSGSNDFTGEAYTLVRPGRPLDSPSPFPRRDLSGNPVGESFERYQAGFAAGGALKRDRTFFYANYEFTADRNTQIVDAPQLGIVDTVTGENRFHLGSLRLDHRLTEDWTLGLRGNLGRVTIHRPGGALGGGNATFPSAGSRQDRFSTLVAATASHAGSEWSYDGALQYSRFRWDYGEATGAPGPQVTLRGPSGLVAAVVGHPGYVFDSLEETWQTTHRLARDMGAHRLSAGVDVIASDFALLGGGNPDGNFTVDLTSAQLAGLAGRGLALSAQDVLALNPAVANYAVELRPQSFGTSQTLVALYLEDAWELSPTLTATLGLRWDYDTLTERGAGSGDTDNIAPRLALNWQPDARSSVRFGAGIFTGKLSYAVISDALQRNTTSPGFLSQLAQLQARGAIPAGVDLAEITFDGNLTVAPPCATVSACPTPAEVQALRNTATLGEGRILSPTGYDNPWSVQVSGGYQFAASSTLTLSLDALYSRSHNLVRLRDLNAPAPFTPNLANLTEANIAALRALPDNAARFALAQSLGLVRSQGAADASRPIPLVAGGARQITVSETDGEAEYLALILQAIKLRRQDDYAFRVSYTLSRLRNDTDDINFRAANSNDFAAEWGPSANDRRHVISAVGYLYPTDGLTLTAVGLFQSGQPVNLVPDARIFGTQDLNGDGASFGENYLGNSDRYPGERRNSARLPWSATVDLGVRYALPVAGGRLEASADVFNLFNANNESGFANAATTSNQIQFGGGADFVQRNAAPPRQFQFGLAYRF